A region from the Medicago truncatula cultivar Jemalong A17 chromosome 6, MtrunA17r5.0-ANR, whole genome shotgun sequence genome encodes:
- the LOC25480331 gene encoding F-box protein PP2-A13 yields the protein MGAGISTNDDHEGYLSYSKTCLDDIPESCISSIMMRLDPQEICKLARVNKTFHRASSDDYVWESKLPPSYKFLVKKILGEEKLCSMTKKEIYAKLCQPNFFDGGTKEILLDRCSGQVCLFISSKSFKITGIDDRRYWNYISTEESRFKSVAYLQQMWWVEVLGELELEFPKGNYSIFFKLQLGKTTKRLGRRVCNLEQVHGWDLKPVRFQLSTSDGQNSLSQCYMNGPGEWAYYHVGDFVIEKPNGLISIKFSLAQIDCTHTKGGLCIDGAVICPKELAHKLKQF from the exons ATGGGGGCTGGTATTTCTACCAATGATGATCATGAAGGATATCTTTCATATTCAAAGACTTGTTTAGATGATATTCCAGAAAGCTGCATATCTTCCATAATGATGAGGTTGGATCCTCAAGAGATTTGTAAATTGGCTAGAGTCAACAAAACTTTTCATAGAGCTTCCTCAGATGACTATGTTTGGGAATCTAAGTTGCCTCCAAGCTACAAGTTTCTTGTCAAGAAAATTCTTGGTGAAGAAAAACTTTGTTCTATGACCAAGAAAGAGATCTATGCTAAATTATGTCAACCTAATTTCTTTGATGGTGGTACAAAA GAAATTTTGTTGGATAGATGCAGTGGAcaagtttgtttgtttatttcatcAAAATCTTTCAAGATAACTGGAATAGATGATAGAAGATATTGGAATTATATTTCCACTGAAGAATCAAG GTTTAAAAGTGTTGCATATCTTCAACAAATGTGGTGGGTTGAAGTATTAGGGGAACTAGAACTTGAATTTCCAAAAGGGAACTATAGCATATTTTTCAAGCTTCAATTGGGCAAGACCACAAAGAGATTGGGTAGAAGAGTGTGCAACCTTGAACAAGTACATGGTTGGGACCTCAAGCCCGTTAGATTTCAACTATCTACATCCGACGGTCAGAATTCACTCTCACAGTGTTATATGAATGGGCCCGGAGAATGGGCCTACTATCATGTTGGGGACTTTGTAATTGAGAAGCCCAATGGGCTAATAAGCATCAAATTTTCTTTGGCCCAAATTGATTGCACACACACCAAAGGTGGTCTTTGCATAGATGGGGCAGTGATTTGTCCCAAGGAGTTAGCACATAAGTTGAAGCAATTTTAG